A region of the Actinomycetes bacterium genome:
ACGCCATCCCACCGGTCAGCGAGCCGTCGCCGACGACGGCGACCACGTGCCGGTCCGTCTCGCCGCGCAGCTGGAAGGCCTTGGCCAGCCCGTCGGCGTAGGACAGCGCGGTCGACGCGTGGGAGTTCTCGATCACGTCGTGGTCGGACTCGGCCTGGCTGGGGTAGCCGGACAGGCCGCCCTTCTGCCGCAGCCCCTCGAAGCGCCCTGCCCGGCCGGTGACGATCTTGTGCACGTAGGCCTGGTGACCGGTGTCCCACAGGATCCGGTCGTGCGGCGAGTCGAAGACCCGGTGCAGCGCGAGGGTCAGCTCGACCGCACCGAGGTTGGGCCCGAGGTGTCCCCCGGTCTTCGACACCGAGCGCACCAGGAAGTCCCGGATCTCGGCAGCCAGGGCGGCCAGCTCGTCGTGGTCGAGCCGCCGCAGGTCGCGGGGTCCGTGGATCTGCTCCAGCACCCGCCCGAGTCTACGTGCGTGCCCCGCCGGGTCAGCCCTTGCGCTGCTCACGACGCTGCCGGCTCCCTTGCGGCGCCTGCGACAGGTCCTCGACCTGGGGCTCCCGCAGACGGTAGGTCAGGCCGCGCGCGTCCAGCCAGGCCCGGGCGGCAGACACCGCCCGGTCGGCCGCGACGGCCAGCTCGTCGTCGGTCTCGGCCGAGTCGGCGAAGCGGAAGGTGAAGAACGGTCGGGCATCGATCTCGTAGGTGACGTGGCCCTCGCGGGTGAAGGACGACCCGGTCGCGGACAGCGGGTCGTGGTCCGGCGCCTCGGCCCGCAGACCGGCCCGCTGCTCGTCGGTGAGGTCCGTGAGCTCACCCCTGATCTTTATCCGGACCTGCCGCTCGGTGGTCATCACCGGACCGTACTCGGGACCGCTCCCTTGCGGGACTCAGAGGCGGGCGACGAACCGCCGGCCGCGCAGCGCCTGCTCGACCAGGTCCACCGCACGGGCCGCCGCCATCAGCCGCGCCCCTTCGCGCTCGTAGGCGGCGACGGCTGCCGCCACCGTCTCGGGGTCCGCGACGTCGCGCAGGTCGGCCCGGACCGTCCCCAGCCCCCGCCGGGCCGCCTCGATGCCCGCCTGGACGTGGTGGACGGCGAACCGGGCCAGAACCACCGGGTGCCGCCGCAGGACCTCGTGCGCCCGGTAGTCGGCAGGGCACAGGTCGAAGAGCCACCCGGTCGCCGAGCGCTCCCAGCCCGGGGTGCCCGGTGGCAGCACCTCGGCCGGCCACCCCGGAGGTACGACCGCACGCTCCATGCCGTCAGCCCACCACGGCCCGGCCGAGCAGGGCCAGCGCCGACACGGCGCACACGCCCAGCACCGCCGCGCGGGTCCGGCCGGCGTCGACGTGCCGGCGCAGCGGCCCCGACAGCGCGAAGCCGACCACCACCGCCGGCAGCAGCACGGCAGCCGTCGCGGCCTGCGCCGCCCGCAGCTCGCCGCCGATGGCCAGACCGGCGACCGACAGCATCCCGCCGCCGACGAAGTAGGCGCTCATCGTGGCCCGCAGCTCGGGCCCGGACAGGTGCTGGAGCACGATCGCGACCGGCGGCCCGTCGATCGAGACGGCCGTCCCCGTCACGCCCGACACCAGTCCGGCGCCGGCCAGGGTCGCGGGCGTGTCCGGCACCTCGACGACGTACCAGGTGAGCGCGACCGCCGCGAGGACGACGACGCCCACGACGACGGCCAGCACCTGGTCGTCGACCGTGGCGACGACCAGGACCCCGAGGACCGTGCCGGGAACCCGCCCGCCCAGCGCCCACCCGAGCCCGCCCCACCGGGTGTGCGCCGCCTCCCGCACGAAGGTGAGCACCGGCAGCAGGAAGCCCAGCAGGATCATCAGGCCCGGCATCAGGTCGGTGTCGACGAGGGTCACCGCCGGCGCCGCGACCAGGGCGAAGCCGATGCCGACCGCACCCTGGACCATCGCCGCGAGCAGCACCGCGACCGAGAGCACGGCGATCGCGGCGGCTCCGGGCACCGCGGCACCCTAGCGATCGACCGCCCGTCAGCGGTTGACGGCCCGGGCCGTCATGTCCCGGACCTCGGCGTAGCGGTCGCGCACCGCGGGGGTCGGGTCCGCGTCGTACGTCGTCGTCGAGGCGGTCGCCCAGCCGGGTGGCTCGTCGCCGCCCGCGAGCACCCAGGCGGCCTGCCGGGCAGCCCCGTCGGCGACGTACTCCCCCGGCTCCGGGACCACCACCTGGCAGCCGAGGACGGCCGGCGACAGCTCGCGCACCGCCCTCGACCGGGCACCGCCGCCGACCAGCAGCACCCGCTCGACCCGAGCGCCCTGCTCGCACAGCGCGTCCAGCCCGTCGGCCAGCCCGCACAGCAGCCCCTCGACCGCGGCCCGGGCCAGGTGCGCCCGGGTCGACGACGTCAGGGTCAGACCGTGCAGCGCGCCGGTGGCGTCCGGCCGGTCCGGCGTCCGCTCGCCCTCGAGGTAGGGCACCAGGACCAACCCGTCGGCGCCTGCGGGTGCGGCCAGCGCGAGGTCGGACAGCCCGTCGTGGTCGACGCCGAGCAGCCGGGCCGTGGCGTCCAGGACCCGCGACGCGTTCAGGGTGCACACCAACGGCAGGTGCCGGCCGGTCGCGTCGGCGAAGCCGGCGACGATGCCGCTCGGGTCCTTGGCCGGCACGTCGGCCACGGCGCTGACGACCCCCGAGGTCCCGATCGACACGACGACGTCGCCCGGGCGTGCGCCGACGCCCAGGGCCGCGGCCGCGTTGTCACCGGCCCCGGGTCCGAGCGCCACCGCGCCGTGGTGGGCGGCATGGTGTGCGGCGACGTCGTGCGGGGCCACGACGCGCGGCACGTGGGGCCGGGCACCGAGGGCACGCTCGAGCAGGTCGAGCCGGTAGTCGCCGGTCGCCGCCGACCAGTAGCCGGTGCCGCTCGCGTCGCTGCGGTCGGTGGTGACGTCCTGGACACCGGAGCCGGCCAGCCGCCAGGTCAGCCAGTCGTGCGGCAGGCAGACCGCGGCCGTGCGGGCGGCGTGGTCGGGCTCGTTGTCGGCGAGCCAGCGCAGCTTGGTGACGGTGATCGACGCGACCGGGACCACGCCGACGGCGTCGGCCCAGGCCTGTCCCCCGCCGAGCTCGCCGAGCAGGTCCCGGGCGGCTGCCGCGGACCGTACGTCGTTCCAGAGCAGAGCGGGGCGTACGACGTCGCCGGCCTCGTCGAGGCAGACCATGCCGTGCTGCTGGCCCCCCACGGAGAGGGCCGCCACGTCGTCCAGGCCGCCGACGGCGGCCAGGGCGACCTGCAGGGCATCCCACCAGGCCTGCGGGTCGACCTCGGTGCCGTCCGGGTGCGGCGCCCGGCCGAAGCGGACGAGCGCACCTGTCCCGGCGTCGCGGACGACGACCTTGCAGGCCTGGGTGGACGAGTCGACGCCCGCGACCAGGGTGCGTGCCGCCGGGGGCGTGGAGGGCATCGTCAGCGGGCGCCCAGCAGGTGCTCGACGGCGAGCTGGTCGAGCTGGACGAACGAGTAGCCCAGGGCCGCGGCGGCGTCGGCGTCGAAGTCCTCGAAGGCCGACCGGTCGGCGAGCAGGTCGGCGTAGGACTCGCCGTCGGCGAGCGTCGGCACCGCCAGCTCGGGCACCCGGGCCGCCTGCAGCGCCGCCTGCACCGCGGGGTCGGCACGGAAGGCGGCCGCCCGGTCCCTGAGCAGCAGGTAGGTGCTCATGTTGGCCGCCGCGGACGCCCACACGCCGTCGAGGTCCTCGGTGCGCATCGGCTTGTAGTCGAAGTGCCGCGGGCCGTCGTAGGCGGGGCCGTCCCAG
Encoded here:
- a CDS encoding TSUP family transporter, with amino-acid sequence MPGAAAIAVLSVAVLLAAMVQGAVGIGFALVAAPAVTLVDTDLMPGLMILLGFLLPVLTFVREAAHTRWGGLGWALGGRVPGTVLGVLVVATVDDQVLAVVVGVVVLAAVALTWYVVEVPDTPATLAGAGLVSGVTGTAVSIDGPPVAIVLQHLSGPELRATMSAYFVGGGMLSVAGLAIGGELRAAQAATAAVLLPAVVVGFALSGPLRRHVDAGRTRAAVLGVCAVSALALLGRAVVG
- a CDS encoding DUF6204 family protein encodes the protein MTTERQVRIKIRGELTDLTDEQRAGLRAEAPDHDPLSATGSSFTREGHVTYEIDARPFFTFRFADSAETDDELAVAADRAVSAARAWLDARGLTYRLREPQVEDLSQAPQGSRQRREQRKG
- the xylB gene encoding xylulokinase is translated as MPSTPPAARTLVAGVDSSTQACKVVVRDAGTGALVRFGRAPHPDGTEVDPQAWWDALQVALAAVGGLDDVAALSVGGQQHGMVCLDEAGDVVRPALLWNDVRSAAAARDLLGELGGGQAWADAVGVVPVASITVTKLRWLADNEPDHAARTAAVCLPHDWLTWRLAGSGVQDVTTDRSDASGTGYWSAATGDYRLDLLERALGARPHVPRVVAPHDVAAHHAAHHGAVALGPGAGDNAAAALGVGARPGDVVVSIGTSGVVSAVADVPAKDPSGIVAGFADATGRHLPLVCTLNASRVLDATARLLGVDHDGLSDLALAAPAGADGLVLVPYLEGERTPDRPDATGALHGLTLTSSTRAHLARAAVEGLLCGLADGLDALCEQGARVERVLLVGGGARSRAVRELSPAVLGCQVVVPEPGEYVADGAARQAAWVLAGGDEPPGWATASTTTYDADPTPAVRDRYAEVRDMTARAVNR